One genomic region from Cucurbita pepo subsp. pepo cultivar mu-cu-16 unplaced genomic scaffold, ASM280686v2 Cp4.1_scaffold000241, whole genome shotgun sequence encodes:
- the LOC111784594 gene encoding nitrate regulatory gene2 protein-like yields the protein MYMWRSMHQYHDIQNNIVQQVQGLVNQTTHGDSTSELHRQATRDLESMVTAWHSSFCRLIKFQREFIQSLHGWLKLSFLPVNNDKLPDNKEPSEIFCDQWKLALDRVPDTVASVAIKSFITVVQGISEKQTEEMKIKKRTESTSKEFEKKSASIMNLEKKFYNSYSMVGIGLPDTGTDNGHILDARDPLAEKKLELVACQRRVEEEKIKHSKAVEMTRAVTLNNLQTGLPGVFQALTSFSALFMEALESVCTHSYSIK from the coding sequence ATGTACATGTGGAGATCAATGCACCAATACCATGACATCCAGAACAACATTGTGCAACAGGTTCAAGGCCTTGTTAACCAAACAACTCATGGTGACTCGACTTCTGAATTGCACCGCCAGGCGACTCGTGATCTCGAGTCCATGGTCACAGCTTGGCACTCGAGCTTCTGTCGTTTGATTAAGTTCCAACGTGAATTTATCCAATCCCTCCACGGCTGGCTTAAACTCTCCTTTCTTCCAGTCAACAATGACAAGTTACCTGACAACAAAGAACCTTCTGAGATATTTTGTGATCAGTGGAAGCTTGCTCTAGATCGAGTCCCTGACACGGTTGCTTCCGTGGCAATCAAAAGTTTCATCACTGTTGTTCAGGGGATATCCGAAAAACAGACCGAAGAGATGAAGATTAAGAAACGGACCGAATCAACGTCGAAGGAGTTCGAGAAAAAATCAGCATCAATCATGAACTTGGAGAAGAAGTTTTACAACTCTTACTCCATGGTTGGCATAGGACTTCCAGACACAGGGACTGACAATGGGCATATATTAGATGCTCGGGATCCTTTAGCGGAGAAAAAACTCGAGCTCGTCGCTTGCCAAAGACgggttgaagaagagaagataAAGCATTCCAAAGCAGTAGAAATGACAAGAGCAGTGACACTTAACAATCTCCAAACTGGATTGCCTGGGGTGTTCCAGGCCTTGACGAGCTTCTCGGCGTTGTTCATGGAGGCGCTCGAGTCTGTTTGTACTCACTCTTACTCTATCAAATAG